Within candidate division KSB1 bacterium, the genomic segment ATAGACGCGCCCCCTTGAGATCCAAGCCGATATAGTTTTTCTGCGGAAATCGCTGGGCCAGTTCGATCGTATAATTCCCATGGCCGCAGCCTAATTCGAGGACAATTTCATGATCGTTACCGAAAACGGACGTTTTCCACTTTCCTTTCCATGCTTCCGGTTGTTGGGAAACGTTGCTGAAAGATTTAATCGCTTCGATGCGGATCCGCTTTTTCTTTGCCATTTCTCCTTCTCGATTGTAAAACCTAGATCGTTACTATACAAAAAACTAGTCATGAATACAAGCTGTAAAGTCGACACGAAAACATGTTTTCACAATGCCTTCATTCTAGAAGCCTATCCTTTACAGGCAATCATATTTCTGTCCATTCAATGCATGCTGTTTTGCGATTTGAGAGAAATCCACAGACATTGTGTCGCTGCAAAAAACGGTTCAAAACCATGGTCAACGGGTAGAAATAAGCAATGATCTGGTTTGTTTATTGGCTCTTGCAGGTTTTTATATGGCAGCCGTCTCTTCGCTGCGCATTATTCCCGCAGCTACCGGTGGTGCATTTGATTGCCGAAGTATTGAACGATCTCATCTATGTACCAATCGCTCTGTTTCTGCCCGTTGCCGTAATCCGCGGTATAATCAAAGTCGCCCCTGAAAAGAAAACCATTCTGTCTGCGCTGTTTTTGATGTGTTGGGTCGGCTTGACTCTTGATCAGGGCCTTTTGCGCCCTCTATCGGCATTTTCTCTTGCTTACCTCTTTATTGCATTCTTTCAACTCAAGCGCTCATTTTCATTTTCCCGCCTCGGCTACCTGCTTTGTCTCGTTTCGGTTCTGCTGCATTATCGTTCGCAGCTTTTTCCGCCCCTCTCGTCAAACAGACCCGCGTTAACATTGATGTCCTTTAATATGAACACCCATGTTTTTGCCTACAACGACGAGAGGACTATGCGGCTGATTCGCGAGCAGCTGCCGGACATTGTGTTTCTGCAGGAATGCCATCGCCTCAAGATTCGGGCACTTGTAACGCGGCTCTTTGACCTGTATCCGTATCAATGCGGCCCGGGCCTGTTCCGCGGCCAGGGAGATGTGCTGATTCTGAGCCGCTTCCCGCTCACAGCTCTCGATCCGATCGTGCTGCGCAGCAGATCTGCAACCTACGGAAGGCTGGTCAACCATGCCGTCGTCGACATCAAAGGGCGTAAGGTTCATCTGATCAATTGCCATTTGACTCACACCGGAAAAGAGCTCAAAGAGTGGGTCTTGGGCGGCTTCCGCAGGGGCGATTGGGAAAACCTATTGTCCGCCGAACATGGCCGTCAGGAGGAATTTAACCAACTGATCCAAGCCGTAACAAGCGTCAAAGAACCGCTGATTTTAGCCGGAGACTTTAACGAGCCGACCAACGGAAGGAACATTGCTTGGCTTTCGCGGCATTTGGCAAATGCCTTCAGCCGAGCCGGCTGGGGGGTAGGTGCTGCCTACGGCGGTTATCCGCTGCAGAAGAAGCTGCCGAAATTGCTTGCAGCGGCAGCCGTCGATTACCTTCGCATCGATCACTTGTTCTGTTCCAACCATTTTTGTGTCGAAACGGCAAAAGTCTATTCGGTCGGCGCCTTTGATCACCGCCCGCTGATCGTCCGCCTCTCATGGCGCAAAACCAGATAAAA encodes:
- a CDS encoding endonuclease/exonuclease/phosphatase family protein, whose product is MIWFVYWLLQVFIWQPSLRCALFPQLPVVHLIAEVLNDLIYVPIALFLPVAVIRGIIKVAPEKKTILSALFLMCWVGLTLDQGLLRPLSAFSLAYLFIAFFQLKRSFSFSRLGYLLCLVSVLLHYRSQLFPPLSSNRPALTLMSFNMNTHVFAYNDERTMRLIREQLPDIVFLQECHRLKIRALVTRLFDLYPYQCGPGLFRGQGDVLILSRFPLTALDPIVLRSRSATYGRLVNHAVVDIKGRKVHLINCHLTHTGKELKEWVLGGFRRGDWENLLSAEHGRQEEFNQLIQAVTSVKEPLILAGDFNEPTNGRNIAWLSRHLANAFSRAGWGVGAAYGGYPLQKKLPKLLAAAAVDYLRIDHLFCSNHFCVETAKVYSVGAFDHRPLIVRLSWRKTR